A section of the Amblyomma americanum isolate KBUSLIRL-KWMA chromosome 2, ASM5285725v1, whole genome shotgun sequence genome encodes:
- the homer gene encoding homer protein, giving the protein MTASSASMGEQPIFSTKAHVFHIDPKTKRSWIPASSQAVSVSFFYDSSRNLYRIISVEGTKAVINSTITPNMTFTKTSQKFGQWSDIRANTVYGLGFGSEPDLNKFIEKFQEVKEATRLAAQKAGNNGVAAVRPPEGEAGGGGDPASLHGGGSPKHQQAAKASLPQTTAEAQLRYENDRLKLALAQSSANAKKWEVELQTLKNNNGRLTCALQESTANVEEWKRQLQALKEENAAMRARMLDLEAGGAPDAQELRRELAALRSRVELLDRENKQKDKELEALKRKLEDQTPGKADDRLKALLSENEALKGAAQRLQEQLCAAQARQGAWDQLAQRLAHRLHDLRDLQHELATLLSTS; this is encoded by the exons ATGACTGCAAGCAGTGCCAGTATGGG GGAGCAGCCCATCTTTTCCACGAAAGCGCACGTGTTCCACATCGACCCCAAGACGAAGCGGTCCTGGATTCCAGCCAGCAGCCAGGCGGTGAGCGTCAGCTTCTTCTACGACTCGAGCCGCAACCTGTACCGCATCATTAGCGTTGAGGGCACCAAGGCGGTCATCAATTCCACCATCACTCCCAACATGACCTTCACCAAGACCTCCCAGAAATTTGGCCAGTGGTCCGACATCCGGGCCAACACTGTGTACGGCCTCGGCTTTGGCTCGGAGCCCGACCTCAATAAG TTCATCGAGAAGTTCCAGGAGGTGAAAGAGGCGACCCGGCTGGCTGCCCAGAAGGCTGGCAACAACGGTGTGGCGGCCGTGCGGCCCCCCGAGGGGGAGGCTGGTGGCGGGGGGGACCCCGCATCGCTCCACGGTGGCGGCAGCCCCAAGCACCAGCAGGCAGCCAAGGCGTCGCTGCCCCAGACGACGGCCGAGGCGCAGCTGCGCTATGAAAACGATAGGCTCAAACTTGCGCTGGCACAGAGCTCGGCGAACGCCAAGAAGTGGGAGGTGGAGCTGCAGACGCTCAAGAACAACAATGGCCGGCTCACGTGCGCCCTGCAGGAGAGCACGGCCAACGTGGAGGAGTGGAAGCGCCAGCTGCAGGCCCTCAAGGAGGAGAATGCCGCCATGCGCGCCCGCATGCTTGATTTGGAGGCTGGGGGCGCACCGGACGCGCAGGAGCTGCGCCGGGAGCTGGCCGCCCTGCGTAGCCGTGTCGAGCTGCTCGACCGCGAGAATAAGCAAAAGGACAAG GAGTTGGAAGCACTGAAGCGCAAGCTGGAGGACCAGACGCCAGGCAAAGCAGACGACCGCCTCAAG GCACTGCTGTCTGAGAACGAGGCACTGAAGGGTGCAGCACAGCGGCTGCAGGAGCAGCTGTGTGCGGCCCAGGCACGCCAGGGCGCCTGGGACCAGCTGGCCCAGAGGCTTGCTCACCGCCTGCATGACTTGCGCGACCTGCAGCACGAGCTGGCCACCCTGCTGTCCACCTCCTGA